A genomic window from Salvia hispanica cultivar TCC Black 2014 chromosome 5, UniMelb_Shisp_WGS_1.0, whole genome shotgun sequence includes:
- the LOC125188747 gene encoding 4-coumarate--CoA ligase-like has protein sequence MDAAATKDDVIFRSKLPDIYIPKHLPLHSYCFQNISKYRTKPCLINGGSGEVFTYEEVEALSRRAGAGLSRLGLRHGDTVMILLPNSPEFVFAFLGASYIGAVSTMANPYFTPAEVVKQAKASEAKLIITQACHVGKVSGFAKDNGVRVVLVDSPPPEGDYLQFSELVGADESELPAVDFSPDDVVALPYSSGTTGLPKGVMLTHKGLVTSVAQQVDGENPNLYIHSDDVMICVLPFFHIYSLNSILLCGLRAGAAILVMQKFEIEPFLELIQRYKVTIGPFVPPIVLAIVKSPVVDKYDLSSVRTVMSGAAPLGKELEEAVRDKFPNAKLGQGYGMTEAGPVLAMCLAFAKESFEIKSGACGTVVRNAEMKIVDTESGASLGRNQPGEICIRGDQIMKGYLNDSEATERTIDKQGWLHTGDIGFIDEDDELFIIDRLKEIIKYKGYQVAPAEIEALLLNHPNISDAAVVPMKDEQAGEVPVAFVVKSNGSTITEDEIKQFISKQVIFYKRINRVFFIDAIPKNPSGKILRKDLKAILAATTPSPN, from the exons ATGGATGCCGCAGCAACAAAAGATGACGTCATTTTCCGATCCAAACTCCCCGACATCTACATTCCCAAGCACCTTCCGCTCCATTCCTACTGCTTCCAGAACATCTCCAAGTACCGCACCAAGCCCTGCCTCATCAACGGCGGCTCCGGCGAGGTCTTCACCTACGAGGAGGTCGAGGCCCTCTCCCGAAGAGCCGGCGCCGGGCTGAGCCGCCTCGGCCTCCGCCACGGCGACACCGTCATGATCCTCCTCCCCAACTCGCCGGAGTTCGTCTTCGCCTTCCTCGGCGCCTCCTACATCGGCGCCGTCTCAACAATGGCGAATCCCTATTTTACCCCTGCCGAGGTCGTCAAGCAGGCGAAAGCCTCCGAGGCTAAGCTAATCATAACGCAGGCCTGCCACGTCGGCAAGGTTAGCGGCTTCGCTAAGGATAACGGCGTTAGGGTTGTGCTGGTGGACTCGCCGCCGCCGGAGGGCGATTATCTGCAATTCTCGGAGCTGGTTGGCGCGGACGAGAGTGAATTGCCGGCGGTGGATTTCAGCCCCGACGATGTGGTGGCGCTGCCGTACTCCTCCGGCACGACGGGGCTGCCGAAGGGGGTGATGCTCACGCACAAGGGGCTGGTCACGAGCGTGGCGCAGCAGGTCGACGGCGAGAATCCGAATCTGTATATTCACAGCGACGACGTGATGATCTGCGTGTTGCCGTTCTTCCACATTTACTCGCTCAATTCCATCCTGCTGTGCGGCCTCCGCGCCGGCGCCGCGATTTTGGTGATGCAGAAATTCGAAATTGAGCCGTTTCTGGAGCTGATTCAGAGGTATAAGGTGACGATCGGGCCGTTCGTGCCGCCGATTGTGCTGGCGATCGTCAAGAGTCCGGTGGTGGATAAGTACGACCTTTCGTCGGTCAGGACGGTGATGTCGGGGGCGGCGCCGCTGGGGAAGGAGCTCGAGGAGGCGGTGAGGGATAAGTTTCCTAATGCCAAGCTTGGACAG GGTTATGGAATGACGGAAGCCGGACCGGTGCTAGCGATGTGTTTGGCTTTTGCAAAAGAGTCATTTGAGATCAAATCTGGTGCATGCGGGACCGTGGTAAGAAATGCTGAGATGAAAATCGTTGACACGGAAAGTGGTGCTTCGTTAGGGCGCAACCAGCCTGGTGAAATTTGCATCCGTGGTGATCAAATCATGAAAG GTTATTTGAATGATTCAGAGGCAACAGAGAGAACAATTGACAAACAAGGATGGCTACACACAGGAGACATAGGGTTCattgatgaagatgatgagcTTTTTATCATTGATCGTCTTAAGGAAATAATCAAGTACAAAGGCTACCAAGTTGCCCCTGCCGAGATCGAAGCCCTCCTCCTCAACCATCCCAACATCTCCGACGCCGCCGTTGTCCC AATGAAAGATGAACAAGCAGGAGAAGTGCCAGTTGCTTTTGTTGTTAAATCAAATGGATCCACTATTACTGAGGATGAGATCAAGCAATTCATATCCAAACAG GTTATTTTCTACAAGAGAATTAACCGAGTATTTTTCATTGACGCCATCCCCAAAAATCCATCTGGAAAAATATTGAGAAAGGATTTGAAGGCAATATTAGCAGCAACTACACCTTCTCCAAACTGA